The following proteins are co-located in the Sandaracinaceae bacterium genome:
- a CDS encoding endonuclease/exonuclease/phosphatase family protein, translated as MVRHDAWWVRTFDFPVLQIFALGAIVMMAYPLLVGTVTWWGGGVLALLAGTLLLQAYRFLPFTKLWPKQVATAARGTRAPSVSIVVANVLMSNRRADELIKIVREWNPDLVLTLEPDDWWERELRVLEADYPHTVKAPLDNRYGMLLHSRLELIAPEVKHLISDEFPSMHMRLRLPSGDEVWLHCLHPEPPAPTEADESTRRDAELLIVGGEVKDRDEPTIVTGDLNDVAWSHTTTLFQKISGLLDPRKGRGMFNTFHAEYPFLRWPLDHVFHSDHFTLARMARLPAFGSDHFPVYAKLVLEAGAEARQDEAEADSEDHELAEEKIAAVDQQESM; from the coding sequence TTGGTCCGGCACGACGCCTGGTGGGTCCGCACGTTCGACTTCCCCGTTCTGCAGATCTTCGCGCTCGGCGCCATCGTCATGATGGCCTACCCCCTCCTGGTGGGGACGGTGACGTGGTGGGGCGGCGGTGTGCTCGCCCTACTCGCAGGGACGCTCCTCCTCCAAGCGTACAGATTTCTCCCGTTCACGAAGCTCTGGCCCAAGCAGGTCGCCACCGCCGCGCGAGGGACAAGGGCCCCCTCCGTGTCGATCGTCGTTGCCAACGTGCTCATGAGCAACCGTCGGGCCGACGAGCTGATCAAGATCGTCCGGGAGTGGAACCCCGACTTGGTGCTGACCCTCGAGCCCGACGACTGGTGGGAGCGAGAGCTGCGTGTCCTCGAGGCGGACTACCCGCACACGGTGAAGGCCCCGCTCGACAATCGGTACGGGATGCTGCTCCACTCGCGCCTCGAGCTCATCGCGCCCGAGGTGAAGCACCTGATCAGCGACGAGTTCCCTTCGATGCACATGCGCCTCCGCCTGCCGTCGGGGGACGAGGTGTGGCTCCATTGCCTTCATCCCGAGCCTCCCGCCCCGACCGAGGCGGACGAGTCGACAAGGCGCGACGCGGAGCTCCTCATCGTCGGGGGCGAGGTCAAGGACCGTGATGAGCCGACCATCGTGACCGGTGACCTCAACGACGTGGCGTGGTCGCACACGACCACCCTCTTCCAGAAGATCAGCGGCCTGCTGGATCCCCGGAAGGGCCGGGGGATGTTCAACACGTTTCACGCGGAGTATCCCTTCTTGAGGTGGCCGCTCGACCACGTGTTCCACTCGGATCACTTCACGCTCGCGCGAATGGCCAGGCTCCCCGCCTTCGGGTCCGACCACTTCCCGGTCTACGCGAAGCTGGTCCTGGAGGCGGGTGCCGAAGCCCGTCAGGACGAGGCGGAGGCCGACTCGGAGGACCACGAGCTCGCCGAGGAGAAGATCGCAGCGGTCGACCAGCAGGAGAGCATGTAG
- a CDS encoding GNAT family N-acetyltransferase, translating into MAKDEKKKKKGTKKSPFKLRRARLADVEGLWACQRAAYAALPESGICTRRQLEMQIRTFPEGQLVVVHEKQVVGYAASLIVTLDEDSPWYSYGEITGQATFATHAPSGDTLYGADIAVHPDFRGRGVASLLYKGRKTLLERLNLRRMVAGGRIPGYHEHAGKMTAEEYVAAVEAGTLQDSALSVHLRVGYRVRGVHHGYLRDEQSLDYATYLEMENPRFHAERRRIAASPLRRPVRRIRVCTAQYQMRPITGWEDLERQVGFFVRTAEAYHCHYLVMPELFTAQLFSAFPTQQSGTDGMARLADHADDYIAMFKRFAKSSGLFIVGGSHPIRRGEGITNTAHLFTPTGRVYTQDKLHLAPNERREYGLTPGDGLTVFDTGHARVAMLLCYDVEFPELSRLLTLAGAEMLIVPFSTDERKSYLRVRYSAHARAIENIVYVVLSGNVGNLPQVDNFLINYGHAAICTPSDFAFPTDGLAAVADTGVETVVIADLDLDALHQSREIGSVRPLRERRPDLYELIAKKPVAVVRTE; encoded by the coding sequence ATGGCCAAGGACGAGAAGAAGAAGAAGAAGGGGACGAAGAAGTCTCCCTTCAAGCTGCGCCGCGCGCGGCTCGCCGACGTCGAAGGACTGTGGGCGTGTCAGCGCGCGGCGTACGCCGCGCTCCCCGAGAGCGGCATCTGCACGAGGCGTCAGCTCGAGATGCAGATCCGCACCTTCCCGGAGGGACAGCTCGTGGTCGTGCACGAGAAGCAGGTCGTCGGCTACGCGGCGAGCCTCATCGTCACGCTCGACGAGGACTCGCCCTGGTACAGCTACGGCGAGATCACCGGGCAGGCGACCTTCGCCACCCACGCGCCGAGCGGCGACACGCTCTACGGCGCGGACATCGCGGTGCACCCGGACTTTCGCGGGCGAGGCGTCGCGAGCCTCCTCTACAAGGGGCGCAAGACGCTGCTCGAGCGGCTCAACCTGCGGCGCATGGTCGCGGGCGGGCGCATCCCCGGCTACCACGAGCACGCCGGCAAGATGACGGCCGAGGAGTACGTCGCCGCGGTCGAGGCGGGCACCCTCCAGGACTCCGCGCTGAGCGTGCACCTGCGCGTCGGCTATCGCGTGCGCGGCGTGCACCACGGCTACCTCCGCGACGAGCAGAGCCTGGACTACGCGACCTACCTCGAGATGGAGAACCCGCGCTTCCACGCGGAGCGTCGGCGCATCGCCGCGTCGCCGCTGAGGCGCCCGGTGCGACGGATCCGTGTCTGTACCGCGCAATATCAGATGCGCCCCATCACGGGCTGGGAGGACCTCGAGCGTCAGGTCGGCTTCTTCGTGCGCACGGCCGAGGCCTACCACTGTCACTACCTCGTCATGCCGGAGCTCTTCACGGCCCAGCTCTTCAGCGCCTTCCCGACCCAGCAGTCGGGCACCGACGGCATGGCGCGCCTGGCCGATCACGCGGACGACTACATCGCGATGTTCAAGCGCTTCGCCAAGTCGTCGGGCCTCTTCATCGTCGGGGGCAGTCACCCCATCCGGCGCGGCGAGGGCATCACGAACACCGCCCACCTCTTCACGCCGACCGGGCGCGTCTACACGCAGGACAAGCTCCACCTCGCCCCGAACGAGCGGCGCGAGTACGGGCTGACGCCGGGCGACGGGCTGACCGTCTTCGACACCGGGCACGCCCGGGTGGCCATGCTGCTCTGCTACGACGTCGAGTTCCCGGAGCTGTCACGCCTGCTCACCCTCGCCGGGGCCGAGATGTTGATCGTGCCGTTCAGCACCGACGAGCGGAAATCGTACCTGCGGGTCCGCTACTCGGCCCACGCGCGCGCCATCGAGAACATCGTCTACGTGGTCCTGAGCGGGAACGTCGGCAACCTGCCCCAGGTCGACAACTTCCTCATCAACTACGGGCACGCGGCCATCTGCACGCCGAGTGACTTCGCCTTCCCCACCGACGGCCTCGCCGCGGTGGCCGACACGGGGGTCGAGACGGTGGTCATCGCCGACCTGGATCTCGACGCGCTGCACCAGTCGCGCGAGATCGGCAGCGTGCGCCCGCTCCGGGAGCGCCGCCCCGACCTCTACGAGCTGATCGCGAAGAAGCCGGTGGCCGTCGTCCGGACCGAGTAG
- a CDS encoding SET domain-containing protein: MLHPKTRLAWISDEVGYGVLATEDIPCGTILWALDPLDRVLSPADVKRLDPALWPVLETYTYVTGRGDRILCWDHGRFMNHSCEPVSLSPGVDFELAVRDIRAGEEITCDYGSLNLEQDLSCLCGSPYCRRVIRASDFEELAHSWDARLRDAVVRTLGVEQPLLPFVKDAEHLARWAEHPDELPSAMRHRYPIRDVIAAAPRR; this comes from the coding sequence ATGCTCCACCCGAAGACCCGCCTCGCCTGGATCTCGGACGAGGTGGGCTATGGCGTCCTCGCCACCGAAGACATCCCGTGCGGCACGATCCTCTGGGCGCTCGACCCGCTCGACCGCGTGCTCTCCCCGGCCGACGTGAAGCGCCTCGACCCCGCGCTCTGGCCCGTCCTGGAGACGTACACCTACGTGACCGGACGTGGCGACAGGATCCTCTGCTGGGATCACGGCCGCTTCATGAACCACAGCTGTGAGCCGGTCTCCTTGAGCCCCGGCGTGGACTTCGAGCTGGCGGTGCGCGACATCCGCGCCGGCGAGGAGATCACGTGCGACTACGGCTCGCTCAACCTCGAGCAGGACCTGAGCTGCCTGTGCGGGAGCCCGTACTGTCGGAGGGTGATCCGCGCCTCGGACTTCGAGGAGCTGGCGCACAGCTGGGATGCGCGTCTGCGGGACGCGGTGGTGCGGACGCTGGGCGTGGAGCAGCCCCTGCTCCCCTTCGTGAAGGACGCCGAGCACCTCGCGCGCTGGGCCGAGCACCCCGACGAGCTGCCCTCGGCGATGCGTCATCGCTACCCGATCCGCGACGTCATCGCGGCGGCCCCGCGTCGATAA
- a CDS encoding V4R domain-containing protein — protein sequence MGLPIEFDAERAVVLSGGQSLVFHCHFYNCALQHAIEDGMGDAAPGVLTAGAAEVVHAQMKALASQAEDLSAFAERAFSELGFGVLDLSGVSAQGGEAIVRASHYAMGWTAVHGARETPACFFPAGFIQGAVAAAHGLELASVTVAETGCYAVGAEDCRFTVRTNSEVSR from the coding sequence GTGGGTCTTCCGATCGAATTCGACGCCGAGCGCGCGGTCGTCCTCTCAGGCGGCCAGAGCCTCGTGTTTCATTGCCACTTCTACAACTGCGCCCTGCAGCACGCGATCGAGGACGGCATGGGCGACGCGGCCCCCGGCGTGCTCACCGCGGGCGCGGCCGAGGTCGTGCATGCGCAGATGAAGGCGCTCGCGAGCCAGGCCGAAGACCTGTCCGCGTTCGCGGAGCGCGCGTTCTCGGAGCTCGGCTTCGGCGTGCTCGACCTCTCCGGGGTGAGCGCGCAGGGCGGTGAGGCGATCGTGCGCGCTTCGCACTACGCCATGGGTTGGACGGCGGTGCACGGCGCGCGCGAGACGCCGGCGTGCTTCTTCCCGGCGGGCTTCATCCAGGGCGCGGTCGCCGCCGCCCACGGCCTCGAGCTCGCCTCGGTCACCGTGGCCGAGACGGGCTGCTACGCGGTCGGCGCCGAGGACTGCCGCTTCACCGTGCGCACGAACAGTGAGGTGTCCCGATGA
- a CDS encoding aminotransferase class V-fold PLP-dependent enzyme has translation MIYLDHAATSIPRSPAVQGAIAMALEMASPGRGRHGPQEAARAAVEDARAAVAALGGRGVVCFTPGATFGLNQAILGWRPRPRRLGLDPLVHNAARRPAVASGVPLFSLPGDANGRVDLDADWPADLDLLVITHGSNVTGLVQPVDDILERARSVGAAVIVDAAQTAGLTPLPRADAVAFSGHKGLAASPGIGALIVDPARGLEPLVRGGVGFDSQADDVPEDLPARLESGTVNLPGVLAMGAAARSLPAWDWREAGRALRDALAAAGLTSVGAGELPVASVRVPGWEPRTLEELLDRVYGIVTRAGLHCAPAAHATIGTAEGGGTLRVSSGRGTSKVELDALTRALREVLPGGMKKVSVAP, from the coding sequence ATGATCTACCTCGACCACGCCGCCACTTCGATCCCTCGCAGCCCCGCGGTCCAGGGGGCCATCGCGATGGCGCTCGAGATGGCGTCGCCCGGACGAGGACGACACGGCCCGCAGGAGGCGGCGCGCGCCGCGGTGGAAGACGCACGCGCCGCGGTGGCCGCGCTCGGGGGCCGCGGCGTCGTGTGCTTCACGCCCGGCGCGACCTTCGGGCTCAACCAGGCCATCCTCGGCTGGCGTCCGCGCCCGCGCCGCCTCGGGCTCGACCCGCTCGTGCACAACGCGGCGCGGCGACCGGCCGTCGCGAGCGGCGTGCCGCTCTTTTCCCTTCCCGGCGACGCGAACGGGCGCGTCGACCTCGACGCCGACTGGCCGGCCGACCTCGATCTGCTCGTGATCACGCACGGCTCGAACGTCACGGGGCTCGTGCAGCCGGTGGACGACATCCTGGAGCGCGCGCGCTCGGTCGGCGCGGCGGTGATCGTCGACGCCGCGCAGACGGCGGGCCTGACGCCGCTCCCTCGCGCCGACGCCGTCGCGTTCTCGGGGCACAAGGGCCTGGCCGCGAGCCCCGGGATCGGCGCGCTCATCGTCGATCCCGCGCGAGGGCTCGAGCCGCTGGTGCGCGGAGGGGTCGGCTTCGACTCGCAGGCCGACGACGTACCCGAGGATCTACCGGCGCGGCTCGAGAGCGGCACCGTGAACCTGCCCGGCGTGCTCGCGATGGGCGCCGCCGCGCGTTCGCTCCCGGCCTGGGATTGGCGCGAGGCGGGTCGGGCCCTCCGCGACGCGCTCGCCGCGGCGGGGCTGACCAGCGTCGGCGCCGGCGAGCTGCCCGTGGCGAGCGTCCGCGTCCCCGGCTGGGAGCCGCGCACCCTGGAGGAGCTGCTCGACCGGGTCTACGGCATCGTCACCCGCGCGGGACTGCACTGCGCCCCGGCTGCGCACGCGACGATCGGCACGGCGGAGGGCGGAGGGACGCTGCGCGTGTCGAGCGGTCGTGGTACATCCAAGGTCGAGCTGGACGCGTTGACGCGCGCCCTGCGCGAGGTGCTGCCGGGGGGAATGAAGAAGGTGTCCGTTGCCCCATGA
- the rimK gene encoding 30S ribosomal protein S6--L-glutamate ligase: protein MKIGILSQKASLYSTARLKEAAKERGHEVRVVDYTRCYMNITSHRPQVLLGGEPLHFDAIIPRIGASMTFYGTAVVRQFEMMGIYAANTSQAISRSRDKLRCLQLLAREGIGLPVTSFARSPKDIDSLIEIVGGAPLVIKLLEGTQGVGVVLAETDKAAESVISAFRQLDANILVQEFIKEAGGSDLRAFVVGGKVVAAMKRQGPEGDFRSNLHRGGTASRVKLSPEERQTAVRAAKVLRLNVAGVDLLRSNHGPVVMEVNSSPGLEGIEGSTEKDVAGSIIEFLEKHAKPGKTRDREEA from the coding sequence TTGAAGATCGGCATTCTGTCGCAGAAGGCTTCACTCTACTCGACGGCCAGGCTGAAGGAAGCCGCCAAGGAGCGAGGCCACGAGGTGCGCGTGGTCGACTACACGCGCTGCTACATGAACATCACCTCGCACCGTCCCCAGGTCCTGCTGGGCGGCGAGCCGCTGCATTTCGACGCCATCATCCCGCGCATCGGCGCCTCGATGACCTTCTACGGCACCGCCGTGGTGCGCCAGTTCGAGATGATGGGCATCTACGCCGCGAACACGAGCCAGGCGATCTCCCGCTCGCGGGACAAGCTCCGCTGCCTGCAGCTGCTGGCCCGCGAGGGCATCGGCCTGCCCGTCACCAGCTTCGCGCGGAGCCCGAAGGACATCGACTCCCTCATCGAGATCGTCGGCGGGGCGCCGCTCGTCATCAAGCTCCTCGAGGGCACGCAGGGCGTCGGGGTGGTGCTCGCGGAGACCGACAAGGCGGCCGAGTCCGTCATCAGCGCCTTCCGGCAGCTGGACGCGAACATCCTGGTCCAGGAGTTCATCAAGGAGGCCGGCGGAAGCGATCTCCGCGCCTTCGTGGTCGGCGGCAAGGTGGTCGCGGCGATGAAGCGGCAGGGCCCGGAGGGCGACTTCCGCTCCAACCTCCACCGCGGCGGGACCGCCTCGCGCGTCAAGCTGTCGCCGGAGGAGCGGCAGACGGCGGTCCGCGCGGCCAAGGTGCTCCGCCTGAACGTGGCGGGCGTGGATCTGCTGCGCTCCAACCACGGCCCGGTGGTGATGGAGGTCAACTCCTCGCCCGGGCTCGAGGGCATCGAGGGCAGCACCGAGAAGGACGTCGCGGGCTCGATCATCGAGTTCCTCGAGAAGCACGCCAAGCCGGGCAAGACCCGCGACCGCGAAGAGGCCTGA